The following are encoded together in the Rhizobium tumorigenes genome:
- a CDS encoding acyltransferase family protein produces the protein MGRDGQAERRHDIDVIRVVLFALLMVYHTALIFGTRSWLLQASSPNRAFDLLLLALHPWRLGLLFLVSGISTAALAKRLAPADIRKKRSLQLIPPLLLGIFVLVPPQLYLALKAVSATDLPYLDFWEIYLRFGTITAQDGKAVSLVSLQHLWFIGYLWLYTVVLTLGLAFLRGWLSPFTAGLKHLLQGRGLLVWPILYLAVLRLVLFPIFGETMEVGSDWYAHILYFSLFTFGYVIAEDEKFWATAVGYRRHAALVAVVSLAILACLLVVYPPGARSLGVTVLHRVGRSMFQWSAMVAILGYGRALITGPHPVITYLNRSVLTCYVLHQTVLIAFAYWWMRNFGLDTGSFFLIVVATIACCLALYEVQRQLTRLLKARSTPVFPTQLPLA, from the coding sequence ATGGGGCGGGATGGGCAGGCAGAGCGCCGGCACGACATCGACGTGATCCGCGTCGTGCTTTTCGCGCTCCTGATGGTCTATCATACCGCACTTATCTTCGGGACGAGGTCTTGGCTGCTGCAGGCCAGCAGTCCGAACCGGGCCTTCGATCTGCTGCTGCTTGCCTTGCATCCGTGGCGCCTCGGCCTGCTGTTTCTCGTGTCCGGGATTTCGACAGCAGCGCTCGCCAAGCGGCTGGCGCCTGCCGATATCCGAAAAAAGCGCTCGCTCCAGCTCATTCCGCCCTTGCTGCTCGGCATCTTCGTGCTGGTGCCGCCGCAGCTCTACCTCGCGCTCAAGGCTGTGTCGGCGACCGACCTTCCGTATCTGGATTTCTGGGAGATCTATCTCCGGTTTGGCACCATCACGGCCCAGGATGGCAAGGCGGTCTCGCTGGTCAGCCTGCAGCACCTCTGGTTCATAGGCTATCTCTGGCTCTACACGGTCGTCCTGACCCTGGGCCTGGCATTTCTGCGCGGCTGGCTTTCGCCTTTCACAGCAGGTCTCAAGCACCTGCTACAGGGCCGTGGCCTGCTTGTCTGGCCAATCCTATATCTCGCGGTTCTGCGTCTTGTCCTCTTTCCGATCTTCGGCGAGACGATGGAGGTCGGCTCGGACTGGTACGCCCACATCCTCTATTTTTCGCTTTTCACATTTGGCTATGTCATTGCCGAGGACGAGAAATTCTGGGCGACCGCCGTCGGCTACCGCAGGCACGCGGCGCTTGTCGCCGTCGTTTCGCTGGCGATCCTGGCATGCCTGCTGGTTGTCTATCCGCCGGGGGCCCGCAGTCTCGGTGTCACCGTGCTGCACCGCGTCGGGCGGTCGATGTTCCAGTGGTCGGCGATGGTCGCGATACTCGGCTACGGTCGCGCCCTGATCACTGGGCCGCATCCGGTGATCACCTACCTGAACAGGTCGGTGCTGACCTGCTACGTGCTGCACCAGACGGTGTTGATCGCCTTTGCCTATTGGTGGATGCGAAATTTCGGGCTCGACACCGGTTCGTTCTTTTTGATCGTGGTGGCGACCATTGCCTGTTGCCTTGCGCTTTACGAGGTCCAGCGTCAACTAACCCGGCTGTTGAAGGCCAGGTCCACCCCTGTTTTTCCGACGCAGTTGCCCCTGGCCTGA
- a CDS encoding DUF1501 domain-containing protein — protein MALSRRSFLASACCLAAAPVFTPISFAAMPGDNRFVTIVLRGAMDGLDLVQPYGEPAFAGLRPDIAIRPDQGLLDLDGFFGLHPAAAGLMPMWKARELAFVHAVSTPYRNARSHFDGQDMLESGGDHVAEEKTGWLNRALAVIPRSTARKAIDINTSTELILSGPNVADVWASDSTLGTGGDEVQFLKRLYANDPAFAKAMEEATRADQSAEMGMPPGAKRGEQIADIAGLAAKMLRGDYRIASFSINGWDTHVQQAGQFKKAAGDLTQAIVTLKDTMGPDVWKTTVVLAMTEFGRTVRQNGSGGTDHGTGGCCLLAGGAIEGGKVLGKWPGIGDQQLLDDRDLMPTADVREVAAAMLYKQFDVPPGDLNAKIFHGLDFGKGSQFLRV, from the coding sequence ATGGCCCTTTCCCGCCGCAGCTTTCTCGCCTCCGCCTGCTGCCTCGCCGCAGCGCCCGTGTTCACGCCGATAAGCTTTGCCGCGATGCCGGGCGACAACCGGTTTGTCACCATCGTCCTGCGCGGTGCCATGGATGGTCTTGATCTTGTCCAGCCCTATGGCGAGCCTGCCTTTGCGGGACTGCGACCGGATATCGCCATCAGGCCGGACCAGGGCCTTCTCGACCTCGACGGGTTTTTCGGGCTTCACCCCGCAGCCGCCGGGCTGATGCCGATGTGGAAGGCGAGGGAACTGGCGTTCGTCCACGCCGTCTCGACCCCGTACCGCAATGCGCGCAGTCATTTCGATGGCCAGGACATGCTGGAATCGGGCGGCGACCATGTGGCGGAGGAAAAGACCGGCTGGCTGAACCGGGCGCTCGCAGTGATACCGCGCTCGACGGCGCGCAAGGCGATCGACATCAATACCTCGACGGAACTCATTCTCTCCGGGCCGAACGTCGCAGATGTTTGGGCATCGGATTCGACGCTCGGGACGGGGGGCGACGAGGTGCAGTTCCTGAAGCGCCTCTATGCCAACGACCCGGCCTTCGCCAAGGCCATGGAGGAGGCGACGCGGGCAGACCAGTCGGCCGAGATGGGCATGCCGCCCGGCGCCAAGCGGGGCGAACAGATCGCCGATATCGCCGGGCTGGCGGCCAAGATGCTGCGCGGCGACTATCGGATCGCCAGCTTCTCGATCAACGGCTGGGACACGCATGTCCAGCAGGCAGGCCAGTTCAAGAAGGCGGCCGGAGACCTGACACAAGCGATCGTGACGCTGAAAGATACGATGGGGCCGGACGTCTGGAAAACGACGGTGGTGCTGGCGATGACCGAATTCGGCCGCACCGTCCGCCAGAACGGCTCCGGGGGAACGGACCACGGCACCGGGGGCTGCTGCCTGCTTGCCGGGGGCGCGATCGAAGGCGGCAAGGTGCTCGGCAAATGGCCGGGCATCGGCGACCAGCAACTGCTCGACGACCGGGACCTGATGCCGACGGCCGACGTCCGCGAGGTTGCTGCCGCCATGCTCTACAAGCAGTTCGACGTGCCGCCCGGCGACCTGAACGCCAAGATCTTTCACGGGCTGGATTTCGGCAAGGGCTCGCAGTTCCTGAGGGTGTGA
- a CDS encoding DUF1800 domain-containing protein, protein MSISFQTMAALRFGTGLRPGETPPADKQALLAQIRDGIASPPLFPVGGFDARRKAVAGVADQLQAIRKGNDPDETKRARENAVYRRLDAIYQRDADARIAQAVFSPNGFYERLASFWVNHFSVSVQKSQQMRLIVPLFEAEAIRPNIGAPFPVLLKAVTRHPAMLIYLDQSQSLGPNSPAGLKQKKGLNENLARELIELHTLGAGSGYTQADVRSAAMVLTGIALDRQAVSVDFKPGMSEPGSHDVLGVTYGDKVRREGDYLAMLDDLALHPKTAQHICRKLVAHFIADQPPQAMIDVMVDCWKNTKGDLTAVYATMLDHPDAWSGEGAKARAPFDFVVAGLRALNMPRNPVAVSPPPQSLEVADATPPAAAAATMSPAGTPAMAPVAAKAGAPVATTGAATMANAMSGGTTGAQMSPPGDMAADDEVQRRKQEQAAFDATLYVPRGLGLYALRRMGEPVWEPPSPAGFPDSFDAWINASALSERLAWSRRAAGRYGKQDDPREFLKATLADAARDDTIRVVSQAPNRMTGLTLVLASPDFNRR, encoded by the coding sequence ATGAGCATTTCTTTCCAGACGATGGCAGCGTTGCGGTTTGGTACCGGTCTCCGGCCGGGCGAAACGCCACCTGCCGACAAGCAAGCCCTTCTTGCGCAGATCAGGGACGGTATAGCCAGCCCGCCGCTGTTTCCCGTCGGCGGGTTCGATGCCCGCCGCAAGGCGGTGGCCGGCGTTGCCGACCAGCTGCAGGCGATCCGCAAGGGTAACGATCCCGATGAAACAAAACGGGCGCGGGAGAACGCCGTCTATCGCCGCCTCGATGCCATCTATCAGCGCGACGCCGACGCGCGCATCGCTCAGGCGGTGTTCTCGCCGAATGGCTTTTACGAGCGACTGGCGAGCTTCTGGGTCAACCATTTTTCCGTCAGCGTCCAGAAGAGCCAGCAGATGCGGTTGATCGTGCCTCTCTTTGAGGCAGAGGCGATCCGTCCGAATATCGGTGCCCCGTTTCCCGTCCTTTTGAAAGCGGTGACGCGCCATCCGGCGATGCTGATCTATCTCGATCAGTCGCAATCGCTGGGACCAAACTCGCCTGCCGGCCTGAAACAGAAAAAGGGCCTTAACGAAAATCTCGCGCGTGAACTGATCGAACTGCACACGCTCGGTGCGGGTAGCGGCTACACCCAGGCAGACGTGCGCTCGGCCGCCATGGTATTGACCGGTATCGCGCTCGACCGGCAGGCGGTGTCGGTGGATTTCAAGCCGGGCATGTCGGAGCCCGGCAGCCATGACGTGCTGGGCGTGACCTACGGCGACAAGGTCCGTCGCGAGGGCGACTATCTGGCCATGCTCGATGATCTCGCGCTTCATCCGAAGACCGCCCAGCATATCTGTCGCAAGCTGGTCGCGCATTTTATCGCCGACCAGCCGCCGCAAGCGATGATCGACGTGATGGTCGATTGCTGGAAGAACACCAAGGGCGACCTGACCGCCGTCTATGCCACCATGCTCGACCATCCCGATGCCTGGAGCGGCGAGGGCGCCAAGGCGCGTGCGCCGTTCGATTTCGTCGTCGCCGGCCTGCGCGCCCTCAATATGCCGCGTAATCCAGTGGCCGTCAGCCCGCCGCCGCAAAGCCTCGAAGTCGCCGATGCAACGCCACCGGCAGCAGCCGCCGCGACGATGTCGCCGGCGGGCACCCCGGCCATGGCGCCTGTGGCAGCCAAGGCAGGCGCGCCGGTCGCTACAACCGGTGCGGCGACCATGGCCAATGCCATGAGCGGCGGCACCACGGGCGCACAGATGTCACCGCCCGGCGATATGGCGGCCGATGACGAGGTGCAGCGGCGCAAGCAGGAGCAGGCGGCCTTCGACGCGACCCTCTATGTGCCGCGCGGCCTCGGGCTCTATGCCCTTCGCCGCATGGGGGAGCCGGTGTGGGAGCCGCCGAGCCCTGCAGGCTTTCCCGACAGTTTCGATGCCTGGATCAATGCCAGCGCCCTGTCCGAGCGGCTGGCCTGGTCCCGCCGTGCCGCCGGTCGGTATGGCAAGCAGGACGATCCGCGCGAATTCCTCAAGGCGACGCTCGCCGATGCGGCGCGAGACGACACCATCCGTGTCGTTTCGCAGGCACCCAACCGGATGACGGGGCTGACACTGGTGCTCGCCTCGCCCGACTTCAACCGACGCTAG
- a CDS encoding arsenic transporter: MMSHAVPLTWGIAALTALGVITRPFRWPEAVWAVAGAVLLVALGLLTLPEAWQGVGKGLDVYLFLVGMMLLSELARREGLFDWLAAIATSRAKGSPVRLFALIYIVGTVVTVFLSNDATAVVLTPAVYAATKAAKVKEPLPYLFICAFIANAASFVLPISNPANLVIFGGGHMPPLGRWLATFALPSIAAVVSTYVLLYWTQRRVLLQDSVASDVEAPHLTPTAKLAGAGLVVTALILIGASAFGLDLGLPTFVCGLVTAALIVVVGRESPMETLRAMSWSVLPLVGGLFVVVQALEKTGLTKMLADQLSAGAASAPGQTAAVAGVAVAFLANLVNNLPAGLVAGGAVQAAHASDTISGAILIGIDLGPNLSVTGSLATILWLTALRREGLQVGAFAFLKLGVVVMVPALLLSLLALIALH; this comes from the coding sequence ATGATGAGCCATGCCGTTCCCTTGACTTGGGGCATCGCCGCCCTGACAGCACTTGGCGTCATCACGCGACCGTTTCGCTGGCCTGAAGCCGTATGGGCCGTGGCTGGCGCCGTGCTGCTGGTTGCCCTGGGGCTGCTGACGCTGCCTGAAGCATGGCAGGGCGTCGGCAAGGGGCTGGACGTCTACCTTTTCCTCGTCGGCATGATGCTGCTCTCCGAGCTCGCCCGTCGCGAGGGGCTGTTCGACTGGCTGGCCGCGATCGCCACCAGTCGCGCGAAGGGTTCGCCGGTCCGGCTGTTCGCGCTGATCTATATCGTCGGCACCGTCGTCACCGTGTTCCTGTCCAACGATGCGACGGCCGTGGTGCTGACGCCGGCCGTCTATGCTGCGACCAAGGCCGCCAAGGTCAAGGAGCCGCTGCCCTACCTGTTTATCTGCGCGTTCATCGCCAACGCCGCGAGCTTCGTGCTGCCGATCTCCAATCCTGCCAATCTGGTGATTTTCGGGGGCGGTCACATGCCGCCGCTCGGGCGCTGGCTTGCGACCTTCGCGCTGCCGTCGATCGCTGCCGTCGTCTCCACATACGTGCTACTCTATTGGACGCAGCGCCGCGTGTTGTTGCAGGACAGCGTTGCCAGCGACGTCGAGGCGCCGCATCTGACGCCGACGGCAAAGCTTGCCGGTGCCGGCCTCGTCGTCACCGCGCTGATCCTGATCGGCGCCTCTGCATTCGGCCTCGACCTCGGGCTGCCGACTTTCGTTTGCGGTCTCGTGACGGCAGCGCTGATCGTGGTCGTCGGCCGGGAAAGCCCGATGGAGACCTTGCGCGCGATGTCGTGGAGCGTGTTGCCGCTGGTGGGTGGGCTTTTCGTTGTCGTCCAGGCGCTGGAGAAGACCGGGCTGACCAAGATGCTGGCCGACCAGCTTTCGGCCGGTGCTGCCTCGGCACCGGGACAGACGGCGGCGGTTGCCGGCGTTGCCGTCGCCTTCCTCGCCAATCTCGTCAACAACCTGCCGGCAGGTCTTGTGGCGGGCGGTGCGGTCCAGGCGGCGCATGCCTCCGATACCATATCAGGCGCAATCCTGATCGGCATCGATCTCGGCCCCAACCTGTCGGTGACCGGCTCGCTGGCGACCATCCTGTGGCTAACGGCACTCCGGCGCGAAGGGCTGCAGGTCGGTGCCTTTGCATTCCTGAAACTCGGCGTCGTGGTGATGGTGCCGGCGCTGCTTCTGTCGCTGCTCGCCTTGATTGCCCTGCATTAA
- a CDS encoding GAF domain-containing protein, protein MSDDTPIRTPFDAIDLDHLRRLEALEAYDILDTAPEPEFDDIVYIASTVCNTPVSLISLVEADRQWFKARIGFQPGETPIDQSVCAHALTSPELLIIPDLTVDPRTRHNTLVTQSPFIRFYAGAPLIVPGGAVIGTLCVIDTMPRPEGLDENQQNLLRALARQVVAFMETRRVSHRKDELFQRQKRLAASIRNSANKNVAAQQAGRIGTFEIDIAASQLRASDEFCRIFDVPPADTHPTALFESMVVPEDRHIQSNEATRRNGEAPVEVEYRIQTANHGTRWISRHAKYQYDADGKPITMFGMVQDVTSLKRDAARVQALLDLGDRLRELDDIESMALAASDLMAKALDASRAGFGLVDVDAETLMIQPEWRAPGVASIAGLHHFRDYGDFVDELKAGQTVIITDVATDPRTRHRAEALLAIGIHVLVNLPVFDHGQFKLAVFVHHDRPHEWTQQEIDFVRSFGDRMHLAIARLQAEADQDVLNREIGHRLKNTFAMVQAIASQTLRPIIEQEHVRNFERRLYALSSAHDSLLTQDSDEADIGAVLKRTAETLGVTERIDAHGPSINFGPRSALSVSLLFHELMTNAMKYGALSNEDGRVAVEWQVLESNGNRVLTMRWTESGGPPVAEPTRTGFGSRLIKRGFMGTGGVTQSYSSLGYSVEMTAALSQLQRAN, encoded by the coding sequence ATGAGCGATGACACACCCATCCGTACGCCGTTCGATGCGATCGACCTGGACCATCTTCGCCGTCTGGAAGCGCTCGAGGCCTACGACATCCTGGATACCGCGCCGGAGCCGGAATTCGACGATATCGTCTATATCGCCTCCACCGTCTGCAACACCCCGGTATCGCTCATCAGCCTCGTCGAGGCCGACAGGCAATGGTTCAAGGCACGCATCGGTTTTCAGCCCGGCGAGACGCCGATCGACCAGTCGGTGTGCGCCCACGCGCTGACGTCGCCCGAACTGCTGATCATTCCCGACCTCACCGTCGATCCCCGCACCCGCCACAATACGCTCGTCACCCAATCGCCGTTCATCCGCTTTTATGCGGGAGCACCGCTCATCGTTCCCGGTGGCGCGGTGATCGGCACGCTTTGCGTCATCGATACGATGCCACGCCCGGAAGGGCTGGACGAAAACCAACAGAACCTCCTGCGGGCGCTGGCGCGACAGGTGGTGGCCTTCATGGAAACGCGGCGCGTATCCCACCGCAAGGACGAACTCTTCCAGCGGCAGAAACGTCTCGCCGCCAGCATCCGCAACAGCGCCAACAAGAACGTCGCCGCCCAGCAGGCCGGACGCATCGGCACCTTTGAAATCGATATTGCCGCAAGCCAGTTGCGCGCCTCCGACGAATTTTGCCGCATCTTCGACGTCCCCCCGGCCGACACCCATCCGACCGCGCTGTTCGAGTCCATGGTCGTGCCGGAAGATCGCCATATACAGTCGAACGAAGCCACCCGCAGGAATGGCGAAGCCCCGGTAGAAGTCGAATACCGGATCCAGACGGCAAACCATGGCACGCGTTGGATCTCCCGCCACGCCAAATACCAGTACGACGCCGATGGCAAGCCGATCACCATGTTCGGCATGGTTCAGGACGTCACGTCGCTAAAGCGGGATGCGGCACGCGTCCAGGCTCTGCTCGATCTCGGCGACCGCCTGCGCGAACTCGACGATATCGAGTCCATGGCACTGGCAGCCTCCGACCTGATGGCCAAGGCGCTGGACGCCAGCCGTGCCGGTTTCGGGCTCGTCGATGTTGACGCCGAAACCCTGATGATACAGCCGGAATGGCGTGCGCCCGGCGTCGCAAGCATCGCTGGCCTTCACCACTTCCGCGACTACGGTGATTTCGTCGATGAGCTGAAGGCCGGCCAGACGGTCATCATCACCGACGTCGCGACCGACCCGCGCACTCGCCACAGGGCAGAGGCGCTGCTCGCTATCGGCATCCACGTCCTCGTCAACCTCCCGGTCTTCGACCACGGGCAATTCAAGCTCGCGGTCTTCGTCCACCACGACAGACCGCATGAGTGGACGCAGCAGGAAATCGACTTCGTGCGCAGCTTCGGCGACCGCATGCATCTGGCCATCGCCAGGCTCCAGGCGGAAGCCGACCAGGATGTACTGAACCGGGAAATCGGCCATCGCCTGAAGAACACCTTTGCGATGGTCCAGGCAATCGCCTCGCAGACATTGCGGCCGATCATCGAGCAGGAGCACGTGCGCAATTTCGAGCGCCGGCTGTACGCGCTGAGTTCCGCCCACGATTCGCTGCTCACACAGGACAGTGACGAGGCGGATATCGGCGCGGTCCTCAAGCGGACTGCCGAAACCCTCGGTGTCACCGAGCGCATCGACGCCCACGGGCCGTCCATCAATTTCGGTCCGCGCAGCGCCCTGTCGGTATCGTTGCTGTTCCACGAGCTGATGACCAACGCCATGAAGTACGGTGCCCTTTCGAACGAGGACGGGCGTGTCGCGGTCGAGTGGCAGGTGCTCGAAAGCAACGGCAACCGCGTTCTGACGATGCGCTGGACGGAGAGTGGCGGCCCGCCGGTAGCCGAGCCTACACGCACTGGTTTTGGCTCAAGGCTGATTAAACGCGGTTTTATGGGAACAGGCGGCGTTACTCAGAGTTATTCAAGCCTGGGCTACTCGGTCGAAATGACCGCCGCGCTTTCACAGCTCCAAAGGGCGAATTGA